The following is a genomic window from Strix uralensis isolate ZFMK-TIS-50842 chromosome 3, bStrUra1, whole genome shotgun sequence.
TTAAGTAATAGAAATATTCAGGGCTTTAGGAGCAAactgttctgtttaaaatatgtttgatATAAACTTACTAAGCAAAACACATCTGGGagtgattttgtttgctttaatttttgttctccttaatGCTCTTAAACATTTTATTGCCTTAGGGCCTTATACTGCAAGAACTTATGCATGTGACTAACTTGTGGCTTTTAATAATACCAACTGAGCCAATCTATGATTGAAGTTAGCTGCAATTATAAGTGTCTGCAGGATCGTGCccttaatttatattaatttttttgtaaagtagTTCACGAAGACAATCTGATCGTGCAGCAAAATGACAGTTTGCCTTTATCCattttttggagggggaggggGTTTGAATGTGGTATATacgtgactttttttttttactttgcactTTTCTCATATGTTATCTTAccttttattgtggtttttttggttatCCTATGTCTTGAAACATAGTATTTTTCAGGAGGAAGTGAGGGTGGCACAGGATGTTTATTACAATGTGCTGTGAgtgcaagaaaaatagaaatgtgGAAGATGGTTGCATGCTTCTAATCTTAtatgtattttcctctttgtgaTAAATGATACTTAAATAAATCTTTTACAAAATGTTTACGAGTAGCCTTGGTTGATCTGTTGGATTTCTTTCAGTGCTTCAGTGTACTGCAGATAGTCCCACATACATGCAGCTTAGCCAACGCTGGCTTCCTACAGGTGGTTAAGTGGTTGATCTGTGTTCTTCAGCAAAAGTCATCCTGTGGGTGGAGAACCTGGGTTTCCTTTAATGTATAAGCTTGTATCGCAGCCTTTGCAGGTCACATACCTGGTTGTCTTCTACTTGTCTGATTGCTACTTATACAGAAGCTGGGAAAAGGGAATTGTACTGGAGGCTTCTAGCCCTCAGGGCAAACTTGATGTCTGATGAGCTGAGGCGTTAAGAGCAGGACAGACACCCAGCAGGGCTACATTATCCACAGTGGAAAATGTCCAAAGTTGTTGGACAGATGCCGTAACTTCAGAAATGTTCttctaaaaaaaccaaccaaaacaactACAAATGACAACTTTCTACTGTTCCTCCTCTGTAGTAAGAGGTAAAAGATAATGTCATGATCTGCTAGtatatctgaagaaaaaatgacTATTTGGAAGACAAAAGGGATCTGGGATTAAACCCTggaaaaaaggattaaaattgCTACAGCATACAGGTTGTTAGTTATTCTAGTCTGTTCAAGTATGTACCTCCTTCCTGTCCCCCTGACACGTTTAAAAACGCCTTCTGCCATTGCCATGGTATCTGTTACAGTTTCCTTAGTTTTCCCTTTACCTGAGGTGCCACCCTCAAGAGCACCTGACACTGCAGTGCTGTAGAATGTTTTGGGCTGCTGTTGGTGCAGTGCCTTGCCCATCCCCTTACCCTGTGCACCCCTGTGTGTTGGCAGCTGTGCTCAGTTCCAAGTTTAAGGAACTGCATTGGATCTGAGCTCAGACAGAGGCTCCAAAACCAGGGAGTCTTTAGGTGCTGGCAGACTGCATACTCCTGGGGGCGAGCTGACCGACTGCATGAAGCTGGAGTGGTCCAAGAAACACAGAGCTGAACTACTGGGGTACTGTGTGATACACAGACACCGGTCCCCGAGTGTATAGGGCCTGGATCTACCCGCACCCAGGGAGATGCGGTGTGTGCGTCAGAATGAAGCCAAACCCCTGCTCCTTCATGAGCAATCTGACCAGGAGTGGGCACCAGAGGAACCTGAAAGCGttggagaggggctgggagctcCGGGCGAGGGGCTGGCTGGCTGACTTCCCCACAGGTGGGTGGGCGATAGTAGAGGTGAGCGGtgtttggcagcagcaggcacagctcGAAATTCGTGTGTGCGCGCTGTTGCTCAAACAGCTGCAGCCCCCACCAGGAGATGAGAGCCGTTGCACTTCACCGGGCCCCTGTCCCGTTGCTCTCCGCACGAAGCGTGCTGGTCCCTCTTCCCTGACGCTGGTGCAGGCTCTGTGACTGCGACCGTGGCCTCTTCCACTGTGCGGTCGAGGTAGCATTTGCCAAAGTGAGTCAATGCCTGTCACTGTACTGCTGGCCGGGTGTGAGGGTGTGGTGGTTCTTGTTCTAAATCGGGGCTGCCTGTTCCCCTTGCAGAGGTTTGGCAAACGCTGTGCTGGAGGTCGGAGTGGATTTGTGCCCTGAACTCTGCTTTCCGTTAAAGCTTGCTGCAGCTTCCCCCGGGAGCTGGCAGGATCTGCAGTGCCAGGGACCAGACGAAACGCCCTGCGTTAGGCAACAACAGGGAGGGCAGGTTCTTGTGCCGCCGCGATCACGCTGTGAGCTGCTTCACCCATTCTTTGCAAATACTGCCCTGGAGATAAAGCCTGGAGACTAGAAGTGCAAAGTTAGCAGACCTGGATCAAATAATTCCAGTGCAGGGAGAAAGGGGGAGTTTGTATTTCAGCTGAAGCACCCGCCCCCAGGTTTGAGCCCTCTCCCTGCCGTGCCGCGAGTTCCCGAAGTTCAGCTCTAACCCCGTCCTTCCCTGGCCGCCGGTCCCCACCCGCcgggggaggaggcggcggggggagccggtGCCACCTCGGTTGTCCCTCCCCGCACACCCCCCCGCCATCGCGGCCGGCAGCTTTAAatgcggcgcggcgggcggcggggcaggcgTTGGCACGATGCGGCGGGCGCTCGGCACCCTGCGCTGCCGcccggcgctgctgctgctgctgctgctgctgccgccagTGCTgccgctgcccgcggcggggggctCCCCGCACCGCCTGCGTCGGCAGCCGCGGCCCGCCGGGGGCCTCTCCGGGAGCCGCGCCGCAGGTACCGCGCTGGGAGCCGCCTCTTGCGCGGGGCTGCGCGCCCCCGGCCAGCCCGCCCGGCGGCGATGCCCTGCCCCGAGGCGATGCTTCTCCCGGAGGTGGTGCCTTTCCCCCAGGCGATGCCTCTCCTGGAGGCGATGCCTTCTCCCAGGCGATGCCCGCCTGGAGGCGATTCCCTTCCCGGAGGCGATTCCCGGACCCGGCTGCCTCGGCACCGCCTGCCATTGCTTCTCCTGGGCTGCTGCCTTACATGCTTCGTTTTACGAATGACTGGGAGAGAGTTATTCCCCAGGGACATCTTGCTGTATCTGCGGCAGTCCATGGACCATTCCCTTGAAGGCAGAAGTGCCAACTACTTCTTTTAATGCAAAATTGGCCTTGCTAATCTCTAAAACCTACATAACTCTTCCTTACCCGTGTTCATTTCTTGAAACATCTCTGTTTCAGACTCAGAAAGATCAGGCTaatgaaaagggtttttttcttaatctaaaaAAGAGAATTCCAGAGCCTACAAATCTTGcatttggtcttttttttgttttttttgtttttttttttttttttttgggtacaACAAATAGTGTGTTTTTCTTTGATGGCTTAAGATACACATGcatgcaaaacatttcttcatgttttctcagCTTCTCAAAGGGCACAAAGCCATTCTTCTAAATCCTTACGCAAAAACTGAGTTATGGGATGCATGTGGAATTTTATATAATATACCTGGACAGGATCCTAGATTCATCCAGTCCATTTCTCCGTCCAAAGGCAAAAAGTAAGATCTGTCTGATCtgattttttccctcccttttcacttgcacaagagaaaaaaagttttttaatgcattgggaaaaaaaaaaaaaaaaggtgctgtttTTACCTCTACTTTTAAGAGATTGTgaagacttttaaatttttttttaactggaatgCAATAATAAAAGTCAACTTGATAGTAGCTGTGAAAGGTGTGTCCAGTTCCCAAAAAGAGCTCTTCAGGGAGTATATTCAAACTGAACACCTCAAATTTCGCTATTTAATGCACTGTTGAGCAGGAATGTGTCTTTTGTAGAAATATTGTGCTTTTGGGTTGTCTGTTTTTCATAAACCTGCAGTACAAATCCATACCTTGATCAATGTCAGGTCAGGATATCAGGACTAAAGAGTGTACAGCTTAAGTTTCCTGCTATTGCTGTCTTGATTATTTTTCATCTTCCTAGAAATGATGTTTATCTCTGATCTGAGCTATggcttttctgtttcagtctaGATTTATATGTCAGTGAGGAATTTTAGCAGCTAGAAAAATTGgtgtaaatattaatttttacatgtaaaattaCTTCATAAATACAAAGttcatttatttctctgctcTAGAAGCCTTTAAACAGTAACAACTTCTAAAGAagcctttatttcttcttgtttgaaCTTCACAACACTTTGGATTCTGAATCAGGAATTTATATTCTTACTATCCTAAAAAATATTGCTAGGATCTGTTCACTACGTAATCTAGCCAGTTGttttaccattttatttctggagcttataaaaatatgtaagatGAAAAAGTAAGTACATTTATATATCATTGCTACACTTCTGTATTGGCTGTTATATGCAAACTACAACCCTTTGTTTCAAGGATAGTGACATATTTTGTGGGCTCAAATGTAGACCTATCTTTTAATGCTTAGAAGTGTTCAATTTTTTCTTACTtgtcaaaattaatatttaagaatTTCTAATGTGTGGCTCACTGTAATTTTAAACCTCTTCCTAAAGAATCAAGAGTGCCAACATTTATCTGGAAGGAACAGTTTGCCATGACAGCTCTCACTGCCCTAGGGTGAGAGCTCTGGTCCTGTGTAGGAGATAACTGaagtgttttccttccttcttgacAGACACTGCCTGCAAGAACCAGCCCCTAGACCTCGTCTTCATCATAGACAGTTCCCGTAGTGTCCGACCTGAAGAGTTTGAGAAAGTGAAAATCTTTTTGTCAAAAATGATTGATACTCTGGATGTTGGTGAAAGAACAACCCGTGTGGCAGTCATGAATTATGCTAGCACTGTCAAGGTGGAGTTTCCCCTCCGGACCTACTTTGATAAAGCATCTATGAAGGAGGCTGTATCCCACATTGGCCCCTTGTCTACTGGCACAATGACCGGCCTTGCCATCCAAACTGCCATGGATGAAGTCTTCACTGAGGAAATGGGCACCCGGCCAGCAACCTTCAATATCCCCAAGGTGGTCATTGTTGTGACAGATGGACGGCCACAAGACCAGGTTCAAGATGTGGCAGCAAGTGCCCGGAGAGCTGGCATTGAGATCTATGCAGTTGGGGTAGACCGGGCAGACATGCAGTCCCTGAGGATAATGGCCAGCGAACCACTGGATGAACACGTCTTCTATGTGGAGACCTATGGTGTGATCGAAAAGCTGACAGCCAAATTCAGAGAGACTTTCTGTGGTAAGGTGGTCAGTCCAAGAAGGTAGTGTAATTTGGCTCCTTTTGGCTCCTACTGTGGTTCCACTCCCTAAGaaagaaggttttctttttcagaagtgttatgtatcacatttaaatatttcctttgccATCTGTTGGGCAAACAAGCCAACCCTTTTATTCAGCCTAGGCCAAGCAACGACCTTTAATTTTGAATCGTGATCTTACCATGCAAGTAACAGACCTGATTTCAGTGGACCTCCTTGTGTAGTTGGACCAATTTAGTGCAAGAGAAAGTATGGCAATCTGTCCAGGATTTGGCTACCTAAATTTACTGACTCACCAATAGCACACACCAGAGCTGTGCAGTCTGCTCATTCCTTTTCCCATCTTGCTGGGAAGTGAGGAGGGTGGAAGCATGGTGCTGAAGGGCTCTTTATAGTTTTGGAGTAGGAAAATCAGTGTGGCAGGTGAGCCGCCATGCTAGCTTGAGAAATTTGATGCAGGATGAAGTGCCCAAACACAATGGCAGGTCATCTCGGGATGGGCTTTCACTCTGCAGGCACTGCTGGGCTTTTTCAGTGTGCCAGACTCACACCTTTCTCTGTTGCTCTGCAACTTGACTTAGATAGGGAACTGTGGGATGGGTTGAATTAGCTTCGCCCTTTCAGGGCTGGTCTTGGAAAAATGCTGGATGTATATGTAGTTTGGACTAGAACTCCACTAAGGATGCTAGGCCAGTGTGGGTTGTTATTgtcatttacagaagaaaaaggtcATGTATCTGGAGTATTTAGAACTGCCTATTAGACAGCTATGACACAGCCCTACTCACAAAACCCAGTGACTTTTTGACAATTAAACTTGTATGAAGTAGATTTTTGTAGTAAATTTGTAAGGTAATTACTTGTAAAATAAGTCTCCAGCAAGTAATGGCTAAAATCAGATGGAAAGAACATTGGAAGAGAACTAAAATAAGAACTATTGCCTTGGGAACTTGGTTGGCAATGGGTTACTTTGTTATTTCAGAGCCTTGCTAAAAATTACCACCATACCTTTTGAATAAATTTAGAGTGAATAGACCTCTTTTTCTAGGTATGAAATAAATGTGTAGGGTTATCTCCAGATAGGACACCTTGCCCAATAATTACCATAGGAAGTGCCTTGAGGTTTGGCTTGACATCATGTTGTGTTGCTGATGTGATCAGATCCTCTCCCTGGTAGCTGGAAGTGGGTACAAGTGCCCACATAGTTGGACAGGTATGTGTGCTGTGAACATAGCACTAATTTTCCACCTATGTTCTTGACAAAGCGAGTCCTTTCATAGCACCAAATAAAAATCTCTTGTTCTTAAGAGTAAACTCGCTGTTCATTGTGCTGAAACATAGAAATTAGGCCCCTACTAAACTGGAGGGTAAACCAAAGAGAGCTCACAAATATACACTTCCAGTGTAACCCTGAGTTGCCTGCATGCAATTAGCCAGAATCTGTGGGATTCATGAACAAGAAGAGGgtaaaaggaataatttttaaaaaggttccTACAAACCAAATAAATCTAAGAGGGTCTTGTAAGACAGTGTGGGTAAACTGGGTCTTTTCCAGCTCCAAACTGCTTTTTGGTCAGAAATCTAGACTCACCAGTGACAATtaggattttctttgctttggcCAAGGCAAATAAATTTGTTTGTAGGGTgaactgaaaacaggaaaactaaTGTTCAGGGGCAAAATAGTTGGGTAAGATCAAGATCTTGATGTCTTGAGAGCATCATTCAACATGAGACCATCCTGGAGGTGGAAAATCTTAGCCTTGAATTGGTGTTCAAGTCAGTGGAGGCTTGACTTTCCTACCACAAAAATCTGACCATTTGAGTCTGAGCTTCTCAGTTATGCTTGAAAATACCacccacagatttttttcataaaccATGGAGATGAATTCTCTTATTGCCAAGGGTGTAGCAGAATGAAAAGATGCTGTCTTGGTTTGAGATTTGTTTTTGCCAATGGAAAGACAAGGCACAGTTTCTGTCAGCCTTATTAGGGGACACCTAGATCTTCCATGTGTTAGAAAATGGGAAATGTTGCCTTGCATTCAGAAATATGTGAGAAAATTCAAGCACTCTTGTTTCTCATTTCTATCTCACCACTATTGCTTTGGAGTTTGATTTTACCAGTAGTCCATACCCACATTTTAACTACTCATCTGAGTAAAATCTCAGATAATAATAGACTTGTGcttcccctttttctccttttcccttttgtttcctccttctttctttccttcctttcccttttttgttcccctttccacttttttcctccaccctttttttttttttctccccccttctctctcctgttccctTTTTCCCCTCATCTAAATTTAGTCATCTAAAAATCATCTAAGTTTAAGCGGGTATGTAGGTTTCCTTTACAATCTGTGGAGAGAAACAGGGGCATCTTGAAGTGACCAAAGAAGCAGCAGATCCAAAGCTAAATATACTTGAGAAAAATTGGTCAGAAGTTAATTAGTTATGTAGTTTGGCCATCTGCGAAGGAAAAGACTGTCAGCACACATAGTGCATTCCAGAGACAGACCAGCGTTACAGCAGTCAGTCTGCCCTGTTACCACAACACACATATCAGCTGCCATCCATCACGCTGCTTTTCAtatcactgttttctgttttcttagtcTGATGAAATAGCCTTACTGTTTGCTGGGGAATTAGCTGGTCCTTGAAAATTGAATCTCATTTTGTAGTTTGcagtttcagtttctcagttCTCTGAGGTTTGGATATTATTTGTGTACTGTCCTTCAATTAGGAGGGTCATGTACCTGCAAAGCTACCTTACTGTTGAAACTTTCTTCCACATCCTCTTTTGGTTTTGACTTCTTGAATCTGATGGAtcaaggcagctgcagccctcaCATACCCATCTTGCACCGGTGTGGGTTTCTTTGCTGGACCAGCATTACACAGACACTTTTTTCATCCCTGAGAAGACAGTGTGTTATCCTAGTGCCTCCGAGTCATTTTTCTGTTCCTCCTGGTCTTGATGGTCTTTCTGTTgcagttttggtttattttattttattttgctttctgttgcatttcagtttacatgtgatttttttaCAGTGCAGCAGGAATTCATAAATCAGGTTGTTTGCCAATGAGCAGAAGTTAGTAAACTGCCAGACAGTGACTGATACATTTTGGGATTATTTCAAACGGTTGTCTGTAATAGAAAGAGACTGGATAAAAAATGCCAGAAGGTCCTTTTCATTGCAGACTTCTCATTTCCAGTGTAATGTTACTAAATGCTTAAAATCTCTCCCTGTTGCACCCTTTTCAATTCATCTTGTCTTTCTGCCACCTCAGGTGGTGAGTTATTTCACTGCAGTTGTTCCAGTGTCATTTAtgacctctttctttcttctggctACAGAATGATGCAAAAGATACCTGTAACTTTTTGTGACAGTGACACAGCACTGACATTTACTACTGCTAATCCAGCAAACAGTGCAAGATGTACTTTTGTAAGCATAAATTATTAAtgactgtttctttcctttggaaTGACTGAAATACCTTTTCTGTAAATGTCCTTTGTAGCTGCGAATGTGTGTGCACTTGGGACCCATGACTGTGAGCAAGTCTGTGTGAGTAACGGTGGATCCTACCTTTGTGATTGCCATGAAGGCTACACTCTGAATCCAGATAAAAGAACCTGCTCAGGTATTATTCTTTCTGTAAATGTGTTcaactagaaaaaaacccacttttaaaAACCATAATTGGATTTAGGAAGCTACTTGTGTACTTCTGTTGAAACAGTGAACATCTGCATCTTCTTCAATAATAATAAatctaataataaataataaataaaagtctGCTGCAAGTAATGGTGAGTAGTTTGACTCCATCACCATCCTTTTTATTATGCCTACAGATCCATTCATTAGGGCCAGATGCCAAAACAAAGTCTTCAGATGTAGACACTGTATAGATATTTTCCCCTACCACTTACTCTAATTCCTTCAATTACTATTACCATTTCTGAGCTGATTCCAAatcaaaatatattcaaaaatgTGAATATGCACTCCATCCCAAactactttttattaaaaatgaatcGCTTCTCTAATATGCATCTTGCAGCTGTGGACACATGTGCACCTGGAAGGCATGAGTGTGATCAGATCTGTGTGAGTAACAACGGATCCTATGTCTGTGAATGCTATGAAGGCTACACCCTGAATCCAGATAAGAAGACTTGCTCAGGTAAGAATTAAAGGCTACTTTAATATATGAGACTCATGGAGAGATGGACATGCTTTCTGTGAGTTGCCCTCATTATTTCTAGTTGAAAAATTGCTTACAGGCATCAGCTCTTAAAATGAGAATTCACTTATAGCCTTTCCCCTTGGTTCCAATAACAATCAAATTGCATTGTTCTTTGAATgtgttgattaaaaaaatgcagtttggcACTTACCTACCATTTTATGCTCTTCACAGTACTTCATAAACATCACTTAGTCCCTGGGAAAGGATGAACCTATTTCGGAGATGCCAACCAGCACTGTGTCTCCACTGGAGAGTGAGTGCCACTAGTCCACAGAGAACTTAAAACCTGATGATTTTCCCATGTCCTCTCCACCGCTTCTGTTGAAACTCAGGGGTATTTAcagcttgctgcttctgcttccaaAGTTGTGCAGGGCCCTGCTGTATAGCAACCCAAGTCTTACCCTGGCAGCAGTTTATTCCTCTCCTACTCCTTGAATTGGCACCCTGAAAAGTTAATCtattataaaaactttttttccccccaaatactTCTGTGGAGTTATTTCTTTAAATCCAGAAGTTCTGAGCAGCACCAGCCTTAGGGTAGCTATTTTATAACTGGTAAGTGCATCCCTCCCTTTGAGAGCCCTTGAGCATTTTTTCACGGAAGTTTCCACTCTTCTTATTTCTGAAGGGAGAACATAATCTTCTAGAGCTCCTGCTTTTTTGTATATGCCTCACTAGGCTTTATATCTCTTTGCCATTTAATAGCATTTCTGTGTATCATTTTTGTGCCTGTGTTCAGCTCATGGATGAAAGTATGAAGTCAAATTTGGATCCACCATAGTTACTGTTAATATTGCAAGAAACAACTTCTGCCTTGACATCTGGCAGGTTATTGCTCATCTCAGTATGGTGTTTTAGCTTCATCCTTACTGGGGATATTCAGGACTGCTAGCATGGCTGATAAAAATCAGACTTGTGTGAGATATGTTATAGTAATGTCTTACAGTCCCACTGTCTGCCTCTACTAAATAATTAGTAACTGAACTCAGCTGTCTGGAGGGTAATATAATAATGTAGTAGGGCACTGGTTGAATCCTAATTTGAATCCtaatttaattgtatttataaatgttgaagcatttaaaatgcttGAGTGTCTGGGAGGGATTAATaagtttgttttctaaaatatgtttCACCACAGTCATGGACATGTGTGCACCTGGAAGGCATGATTGTGCACAGGTCTGTCTGAGTAATGATGGATCCTACAGCTGTGACTGCTATGAAGGCTACACTCTGAATCCAGATAAGAAGACTTGTTCAGGTAAGACCTGATCATGGAAATACTGTATGTAGCTAAAAGCaagtagcttttaaaaatcaggttaatttacattatttttgtgATAAATTATCCAAGAGTTTCTGTAGAACTCCTGAGAACACAGTGCaactttatttcttcatgtgtCCAGCAATAATTTGAGACCTGTGACTCTTTCACAGTTGTGAAAATTGTAATTGCTATAATTAAAATGCCATTTGATGTTTCCCTGAGGACTTCACAATATTTTTACACTGATGGAGCACAAATTACCATATCTACCTGACAGAGGAGAAGGATAATATATTTGGTGGGAATTATGTAATGTGCACTACCTGTGTCACAAAAATCTTCAGCAAAGCAGCACAAGGGAATGAGATGAAGAAGAGCAAGGACTGTGCTGGGAGAGAGATTACAGTCTGTATCATCATGAGTGTGATCACTCTTTTTGGTAGATATGTTTGGACCTTAAAAAATACTCCAGCCTTAGAGCTCTAGAGGAtggaaggaaattttctttcccAGTGCTGGTCTCTTGTGGAGAATACGAGCATAGATATAACTGGTACTTAAGGATGTACATGTAAGTATATAGTACCTACAAATTAATACGTATtctatattattttcatttaggaTTAGGATTTGAGCTTCACTCTTCATTTC
Proteins encoded in this region:
- the MATN3 gene encoding matrilin-3; protein product: MRRALGTLRCRPALLLLLLLLPPVLPLPAAGGSPHRLRRQPRPAGGLSGSRAADTACKNQPLDLVFIIDSSRSVRPEEFEKVKIFLSKMIDTLDVGERTTRVAVMNYASTVKVEFPLRTYFDKASMKEAVSHIGPLSTGTMTGLAIQTAMDEVFTEEMGTRPATFNIPKVVIVVTDGRPQDQVQDVAASARRAGIEIYAVGVDRADMQSLRIMASEPLDEHVFYVETYGVIEKLTAKFRETFCAANVCALGTHDCEQVCVSNGGSYLCDCHEGYTLNPDKRTCSAVDTCAPGRHECDQICVSNNGSYVCECYEGYTLNPDKKTCSVMDMCAPGRHDCAQVCLSNDGSYSCDCYEGYTLNPDKKTCSAVDMCAPGRHDCEQVCVRDDLFYTCDCYQGYTLNPDKKTCSRAITSSLVTTEESCKCEAIAALQDSVTSRLEALSTKLDEVSEKLQVYQGRQQVV